DNA from Mucilaginibacter mallensis:
AGCACGCAGCCTGGGCCATTGCCGATTATGGTTTTGATGCCGTAGTAAGCAGCTTCTTCGCTGATATTTTTAAAGGTAATGCCCTTAACAACGGTTTATTACCGGTACAGGTGAGCGATGAATTTTTACAAAAGATCTTCGACGCGGTTTTTGAAGATGAACACGCGGTAGTAGAAGTTAACCTGGTTGATCAGTTCATTAAAATAGTAGCCACCGGCGAAACAGAAGCTTTTGAAGTTAACCCCTACAAAAAAGCCTGCATGACCAACGGTTATGATGATATTGATTACATCCTGAGTAAAAAAGAATTAATAGCGGAGTTTGAAAGCCCCCTAGCCCCCTAAAGGGGGAACTGTTAGCGGTTTAACATGATTAATAAATAATGAGTACTACAGAAAATAATGCTTCTAAAACTCCCCCTTCAGGGGGTCGGGGGGCCAAACACATATTAGTAATACCCGGTGATGGCATCGGACCGGAAGTAACAACCTGGGGAAAAGCCGTATTAGAGCAAATTGGCAAGGATTTTGGCCATGAATTTACGTTTGACGAGGCATTGATGGGCCACGTTGCTATTGAGGCAACCGGCAATCCATTACCTGATGAAACTTTGGCAAAAGCAAAAGCCAGCGATGCCATACTGTTTGGCGCGGTTGGCCATGCTAAATATGATAATGACCCATCTGCCAAGGTTCGCCCGGAGCAGGGTTTATTGAAGATACGTAAAGAGTTGGGTCTGTATGCCAACCTGCGCCCCATCATGTTATTTGATGAGTTGTTGGAAGCATCAAGCCTTAAACCAGAGATATTAAAGGGAACGGATATTTTGTTCTTCCGCGAATTGACAGGTGATGTTTATTTCGGCGAGAAAAAACGCAGCGAGGACAGGAATACTGCTTCCGACCTGATGATCTATTCACGTTACGAGGTTGAACGCATCGCGATAAAAGCATATGAGGCTGCACGTGTTCGTGGCAAAAAATTATGTTCGGTAGATAAGGCCAATGTACTTGAAACCTCACGCCTATGGCGCGAAGTGGTTCAGGAGATAGCCAAAAACTATCCGGATGTAGAGACTGAGCACATGTTCATTGATAACGCCGCTATGCAACTGGTTAAAAACCCTAAAAAGTTTGATGTGGTATTAACCGCCAATCTTTTCGGTGATATTTTAACTGATGAGGCATCGCAGATAGCAGGATCAATGGGTATGTTGGCATCGGCATCAATTGGTGATGGTACCGGTTTCTTTGAGCCCATCCACGGTTCGGCACATGATATCGCCGGCCAGGATAAAGCTAATCCGCTGGCATCAATGCTATCAGTAGCGCTAATGCTGGAAATTGGTTTCGGTTTGAAAGAAGAAGCTAAAAAGGTAACTGATGCAATTGATAAAGCATTAAAAGATGGCTACCGCACAGGCGATATCGCGGATAGCAAAACTGATAAAAGCAAAATATTAGGTACCAAAGCCATGGGGCAAAAGGTACTGGAGTATTTAAGTTAAAAGTCAAAAAATGACTCTATAACCAATGACACAATAACTAATGCCAAAAAAATCGGTGTAATTAAAAAATCATCGGTGTAATCAAAATAATATGAAATGGAACGCAGAATTGTATGACGACAAACACTCCTTCGTATTTGAATACGGAGAGAATGTACTGGAATTGCTGGACATCAAACGCCGTGAGCAGATCCTGGATCTGGGTTGCGGTACAGGCCAGCTGACGGAGCGCATACAGGAACGCGGTGCTGTAGCCACAGGCATTGATGCTTCACCAGAGATGATAAAAGCAGCACAGGAGAAATACCCTAATGTGCATTTTGAAGTTGCTGATGGTGCCAATTTTCATTTCGATAAACAGTTTGATGCCGTTTTTTCAAACGCCACCCTGCATTGGATCTTAAAACCTGATGCAGCCATTAAATGTGTATATGATGCATTAAAACCCGGCGGCCGTTTTGTTGCCGAAATGGGTGGAAAAGGCAACGTGCAGAAAATGATCTCGGCTACGCAAAAAGTATTGAGAGAGCATGGTTATGAAGCTTTGGCTGATAAAACCATATGGTATTTCCCGTCACTGGGCGAATATACCACTCGTTTAGAGGCGCAAGGCTTCAGGGTAACATTTGCGGCACATTTCGACCGTAAAACACAATTACAGGATGGCGATATGGGCGTAACCAAATGGATCTGCATGTTCGGCAACCAGTTTATGGAAGGCATACCCAAAGACGAAAAAATGCAAATATTAAGCGAAATAACCGACATACTTGAACCCGACTATAACGAAGACGGCCAATGGTATGCTGATTACAAGAGATTAAGGTTTATAGCAATAAAAGAATAGCGAAGCTAGTATCAAGTAGCTAGTATCAGGTATCAAGATTTTTAGCGCCATGCTTCTGTCCTGATACTTGATACTAAATACTTGATACCAAATAAAAAATAAAAAAGGAAAAACTATGTTACACGATCCCAACCGCGTTTATGTTTTTGACACCACCTTG
Protein-coding regions in this window:
- a CDS encoding class I SAM-dependent methyltransferase, which codes for MKWNAELYDDKHSFVFEYGENVLELLDIKRREQILDLGCGTGQLTERIQERGAVATGIDASPEMIKAAQEKYPNVHFEVADGANFHFDKQFDAVFSNATLHWILKPDAAIKCVYDALKPGGRFVAEMGGKGNVQKMISATQKVLREHGYEALADKTIWYFPSLGEYTTRLEAQGFRVTFAAHFDRKTQLQDGDMGVTKWICMFGNQFMEGIPKDEKMQILSEITDILEPDYNEDGQWYADYKRLRFIAIKE
- the leuD gene encoding 3-isopropylmalate dehydratase small subunit codes for the protein MATKIFKHIQTSVVPLPIENIDTDQIIPARFLKATTREGFGNNLFRDWRFDENDNPKQDFVLNNPNYSGKILVAGKNFGCGSSREHAAWAIADYGFDAVVSSFFADIFKGNALNNGLLPVQVSDEFLQKIFDAVFEDEHAVVEVNLVDQFIKIVATGETEAFEVNPYKKACMTNGYDDIDYILSKKELIAEFESPLAP
- the leuB gene encoding 3-isopropylmalate dehydrogenase; its protein translation is MSTTENNASKTPPSGGRGAKHILVIPGDGIGPEVTTWGKAVLEQIGKDFGHEFTFDEALMGHVAIEATGNPLPDETLAKAKASDAILFGAVGHAKYDNDPSAKVRPEQGLLKIRKELGLYANLRPIMLFDELLEASSLKPEILKGTDILFFRELTGDVYFGEKKRSEDRNTASDLMIYSRYEVERIAIKAYEAARVRGKKLCSVDKANVLETSRLWREVVQEIAKNYPDVETEHMFIDNAAMQLVKNPKKFDVVLTANLFGDILTDEASQIAGSMGMLASASIGDGTGFFEPIHGSAHDIAGQDKANPLASMLSVALMLEIGFGLKEEAKKVTDAIDKALKDGYRTGDIADSKTDKSKILGTKAMGQKVLEYLS